From one Mytilus edulis chromosome 1, xbMytEdul2.2, whole genome shotgun sequence genomic stretch:
- the LOC139508951 gene encoding uncharacterized protein: protein MPVSIEQSTRNVVLEPPKQLIVSYPLDVAANTTTYTVSCEEEESDEEHYVPRNVSSETVFEVDGKEADVLSCPSSYETLSTRKNRPTPADNNNNDMLDSTTSFVSSATKSNNKIAQASEDLHQVIYEKFKLIADNRITLNVGGKCFETSKVTLGHCPGSVLAIMCNARYGYNGEKEVFIDHDPTHFHHILSFLRHEGRYDIQTLPQKKGELLELSRIAVDLRLEDFEIMIRKKIDNL, encoded by the coding sequence ATGCCCGTTTCTATAGAGCAGTCAACAAGAAATGTTGTTTTGGAGCCACCAAAACAGTTGATTGTGTCCTATCCACTAGATGTTGCAGCAAACACAACCACCTACACGGTATCTTGTGAAGAAGAAGAGTCGGATGAGGAACATTATGTTCCTAGGAATGTTTCATCCGAAACTGTTTTCGAGGTAGACGGGAAGGAAGCTGATGTTCTTTCATGTCCATCGTCATATGAAACATTATCAACTAGAAAGAACCGACCGACACCAGCCGATAACAACAACAATGATATGCTCGACTCAACAACATCCTTCGTCAGCTCCGCTACCAAATCCAACAACAAAATTGCACAGGCAAGTGAAGATCTCCATCAAGTGATTTacgaaaaattcaaattaatcGCAGATAACAGGATAACTTTAAATGTAGGGGggaaatgttttgaaacttcaaAGGTAACTCTTGGACATTGCCCTGGTTCCGTTCTAGCTATAATGTGTAATGCTAGATATGGTTATAATGGTGAGAAGGAAGTTTTTATTGACCACGACCCGACACATTTTCACCACATTCTCTCATTTCTCCGTCATGAAGGCCGATATGACATCCAGACATTACCACAAAAGAAAGGAGAACTTCTAGAACTTTCCCGTATTGCCGTTGATCTTCGCCTAGAAGATTTTGAGATTATGATCAGAAAGAAGATAGACAATTTGTGA